A genomic region of Anaerolineales bacterium contains the following coding sequences:
- a CDS encoding tetratricopeptide repeat protein: MSTFIADLKQCLPQAEWPLVVAALRNEPSLWAALQQAPFGEQALAAAGAERQAWSPAFLGLLSLEQPATVYEELRAAAFEPAAEKLRYQSASAYEQLATGQERPAMPSLEQATLLALALRERRRVLGDWQHLAEELSIAPSNEWKLPLAILFGLLPQPQELLATLLAETQSPDMQSLGLHALVSNPLSVEEQSQLLLAVVANHSLPHLLAVLRPLAHLHLALAQQLANYALEKLAEEPAAGSSDLSQIERLSLQAEIRQLSGQAGEALPLLQAAWGAAQRIQAELASKLAETAVANGEAAQSLSEPALAVAKSAGSKHPAALVAAARVALKSNDTQEAQRMAAAALGAAQNSSAGENAPLMRQLGEIFIELKLPEAARQAAELATQHSPNDADSAAFLSRVWSLCNQPEQALQAAHLAAALAPERSDLRRQLAKALQSSQHGPAAYAEWQAVMAQDAEPTLEDIFGLAQAALAADELSECIQACQRVLAVQATHGGAHALLGKALLAQDDSNSAIEHLRRATELAPAQSEAWIVLADLLRGQGDWQAARDTLFNAQQYTPPSAELQQLLAEVYVALEEYEAALGALTRAAELLTETHSPALAQRIALQLGRLQRQLGHRNQARHTLERAVHTYPTHPGLQHALGQLLLEVDEPVAALAALAVTLQAEPQNVDALLDAAAAHMRNQAAADAEACLRRALELAPSPVAIARLAEALAAQEKPAEALREYEAALRSELAQDAEWQPRLALGKAVAQAQLGQHAEAIAQLEALDAQTPGDLHVLQALCRAYSQAGRAAEAFQIASKVYMTSAKDEDTVLWFAEQAQALGQGEDARRALDKSIRQHNNPAHILRLAEMEWQDGAHEKAVDTLASLLRSANSQALAQAGRFLLERRAAATSVSYFKRALELEPLPSLLDALTEAYEHSQQWNEALETVEKSLAAEPGQGNLLARKARILQAAGRPQAALETLEQALERMPADLGLLANKARLLRAAGEWSAALSAAEKAFQLDPSHMPLLQLAVELALATLQPERARSLLAAAEWAGAPSLELACLQAELALESNEELAAAQALAPALEAGEQHPRVLAIQARLAARRGDSRQAEQLFSQALALVDTQLSDTQDVFTLISLARAAQAVHTYEAAVHLLQLATKLSPAMALAQFALGKAIVLRAEWQQLCAASQMQASSPAEVSAGAALASARAAFSAARSQAPLAAARSQIENWLARASLRFGAAPAEDALPHGFPSNAGEAAALVYAGRTQGELPAREARAKSFWRAPEVLAERALAYAEADAPNALKWMLGALEQKPQLAPYHALAAHYAQQAGQLQTALEQVRQALALAPMQAAWHAFAGRLLQQAGALGEAIDYFEHAVAMQPSDAQRYFELGEAQMAAEQYPLAQQNFAQAHELQPANASYPLALAKACWLAGDDKQAAQHAQAAQQLAPKSHAPLLLQAEIALRNSQAAQAKGLAEAALRLAPTDSHSLTVYAECLHASGEVADALAVLQRAEHYSADKLPIQLRRAQLLPLEKGLSEIVALSKANSERADVYLALSEMLAANGERQDAIQAAQRAAKKAESLPLPQQARLHLHLGKLLQADGQLDQSLHHLDEATALAPHLSEAHIERGRVFLSRRQMKPALQAFEQAALAAPHSAQPHLEAALALKEAKDYPAAEAALRQAATLAPRDRSIQRQLAAVIALNLIRQPQEVSAL; this comes from the coding sequence ATGAGCACATTCATCGCAGACCTCAAGCAATGCCTGCCGCAGGCGGAGTGGCCGCTGGTGGTGGCCGCCTTGCGCAACGAGCCCAGCCTCTGGGCGGCTTTGCAGCAGGCGCCGTTTGGCGAGCAAGCGCTGGCGGCGGCCGGCGCCGAACGCCAGGCCTGGTCGCCGGCCTTTCTGGGCTTGCTCAGCCTGGAGCAGCCGGCCACGGTCTACGAGGAACTGCGCGCGGCGGCCTTTGAGCCGGCCGCCGAGAAATTGCGCTACCAATCCGCCAGTGCGTATGAGCAGCTCGCCACCGGGCAGGAGCGCCCGGCTATGCCCAGCCTGGAGCAAGCCACCCTGCTGGCCCTGGCGCTGCGTGAGCGCCGCCGCGTGCTGGGCGACTGGCAGCACTTGGCCGAAGAGTTAAGCATCGCACCCAGCAACGAGTGGAAGCTGCCGCTGGCGATCCTGTTCGGCCTGCTGCCGCAGCCACAGGAGCTGCTGGCAACCTTGTTGGCCGAAACGCAGTCCCCTGATATGCAGTCGTTAGGTTTGCATGCGCTGGTGAGCAACCCGCTCAGCGTGGAGGAGCAAAGCCAGTTATTGCTGGCGGTGGTGGCCAATCACTCGCTGCCGCATTTACTGGCCGTGCTGCGCCCCTTGGCCCATCTGCATTTGGCATTGGCGCAGCAGCTAGCCAACTACGCATTGGAGAAACTGGCTGAAGAACCGGCGGCAGGCTCCAGCGATCTGTCGCAAATTGAACGCTTGTCACTGCAAGCGGAAATTCGCCAACTGAGCGGCCAGGCCGGTGAGGCCCTGCCGTTGCTGCAGGCCGCCTGGGGCGCGGCCCAGCGCATCCAAGCGGAATTGGCCAGCAAGCTGGCGGAGACCGCAGTGGCCAACGGTGAAGCGGCACAGAGCCTAAGCGAGCCCGCGCTGGCCGTGGCGAAATCGGCGGGCAGCAAGCACCCCGCCGCGCTGGTGGCCGCCGCCCGCGTAGCGCTAAAGTCGAACGACACGCAGGAAGCGCAGCGCATGGCCGCCGCGGCGCTGGGCGCGGCGCAAAATTCCAGCGCCGGCGAAAACGCGCCGCTGATGCGCCAACTGGGCGAGATCTTTATTGAGCTGAAGCTGCCCGAAGCGGCACGCCAGGCCGCCGAGTTGGCTACCCAGCACAGCCCCAACGATGCCGATAGTGCCGCCTTCCTGAGCCGCGTTTGGAGCCTGTGCAACCAGCCGGAGCAAGCCCTGCAGGCCGCTCACCTGGCCGCCGCTCTGGCGCCCGAGCGCAGCGACCTGCGCCGCCAGTTGGCCAAAGCGCTGCAAAGCAGCCAGCACGGCCCGGCGGCATATGCCGAGTGGCAAGCGGTGATGGCGCAGGACGCCGAGCCCACTCTGGAAGATATTTTTGGCCTGGCGCAGGCCGCGCTGGCCGCTGATGAATTGAGCGAATGCATTCAGGCCTGCCAGCGCGTGCTGGCCGTGCAAGCCACCCACGGTGGCGCGCACGCCTTGCTGGGCAAAGCTTTGCTGGCCCAGGACGATAGCAACAGCGCCATCGAGCACCTGCGCCGCGCTACCGAGCTGGCGCCGGCACAGAGCGAAGCCTGGATCGTGCTGGCGGATCTGTTGCGCGGCCAAGGCGATTGGCAAGCGGCGCGCGATACGCTGTTCAATGCGCAGCAGTACACCCCGCCCAGCGCGGAACTGCAGCAACTGCTCGCCGAAGTGTATGTAGCACTTGAGGAATATGAAGCCGCGCTCGGCGCGCTGACCCGCGCGGCGGAATTGCTCACCGAAACGCACAGCCCGGCCTTGGCACAGCGCATCGCGCTGCAGCTGGGCCGCTTGCAACGCCAGCTCGGCCACCGCAACCAGGCGCGCCACACGCTGGAGCGCGCCGTGCACACCTACCCCACACACCCCGGCTTGCAGCACGCGCTGGGCCAACTACTTCTAGAAGTGGATGAGCCCGTTGCCGCACTCGCCGCACTGGCCGTCACCTTGCAGGCCGAGCCACAAAATGTAGATGCCCTGCTCGACGCGGCGGCGGCGCACATGCGCAACCAGGCGGCGGCGGATGCCGAAGCCTGCCTGCGCCGCGCGCTGGAGTTGGCCCCCAGCCCGGTGGCCATCGCCCGCCTGGCCGAGGCGCTGGCCGCGCAGGAGAAGCCGGCCGAGGCGCTGCGCGAATACGAAGCCGCGCTGCGCAGCGAGCTGGCACAGGACGCAGAGTGGCAGCCGCGCCTAGCACTGGGCAAAGCCGTGGCGCAGGCCCAGTTGGGCCAGCATGCCGAGGCGATCGCCCAACTGGAAGCGCTGGATGCCCAGACCCCCGGAGATTTGCACGTGTTGCAGGCGCTGTGCCGCGCCTATAGCCAGGCCGGCCGCGCGGCAGAAGCCTTCCAGATCGCCAGCAAAGTGTATATGACCAGCGCCAAGGATGAAGATACGGTGCTGTGGTTCGCCGAACAAGCCCAGGCGCTCGGCCAGGGCGAAGATGCCCGCCGCGCCCTGGATAAGAGCATTCGCCAGCACAACAACCCGGCGCACATCCTGCGCCTGGCTGAGATGGAATGGCAAGACGGCGCCCACGAGAAAGCAGTGGATACGCTGGCCAGCCTGCTGCGCAGCGCGAACAGCCAGGCACTGGCGCAGGCGGGGCGCTTCCTGCTGGAGCGCCGCGCCGCCGCTACCAGTGTGTCGTATTTCAAGCGTGCGCTGGAGCTGGAGCCGTTGCCCAGCCTGCTCGATGCGCTGACCGAAGCATACGAACACAGCCAGCAATGGAACGAAGCGCTGGAGACGGTGGAGAAGAGCCTGGCCGCCGAGCCCGGCCAGGGCAACTTGCTGGCGCGCAAAGCGCGCATCCTGCAGGCCGCCGGGCGGCCGCAAGCCGCCCTGGAAACGCTGGAGCAAGCCTTGGAGCGCATGCCGGCCGACCTGGGCCTGTTGGCTAACAAGGCACGCTTGCTGCGTGCCGCCGGCGAATGGAGCGCAGCGCTGAGCGCCGCCGAAAAAGCCTTCCAGCTTGATCCCAGCCATATGCCGCTGCTGCAACTGGCGGTAGAGTTGGCGTTGGCCACCCTGCAGCCGGAACGGGCACGCAGCCTGCTGGCCGCCGCCGAGTGGGCCGGCGCGCCTTCGCTGGAGCTGGCCTGCTTGCAAGCCGAACTGGCGCTGGAGAGCAACGAAGAGCTGGCCGCCGCCCAGGCGCTGGCCCCGGCGCTGGAAGCCGGCGAGCAGCACCCGCGCGTATTGGCCATTCAAGCGCGTTTGGCAGCGCGCCGCGGCGATAGCCGCCAGGCGGAGCAATTGTTCAGCCAGGCGCTGGCCTTGGTCGATACGCAACTCAGTGATACGCAAGACGTCTTTACGTTGATCAGTCTGGCACGCGCCGCGCAAGCCGTGCACACCTACGAAGCCGCGGTACACCTGCTGCAATTGGCCACCAAACTCAGCCCGGCGATGGCACTGGCCCAGTTTGCGCTGGGCAAGGCCATCGTGCTGCGCGCCGAATGGCAGCAACTGTGCGCCGCTAGCCAGATGCAGGCCAGCAGCCCCGCCGAAGTCAGCGCCGGTGCTGCGCTGGCCAGCGCACGGGCCGCCTTCAGTGCAGCGCGCAGCCAGGCGCCGCTGGCGGCCGCACGCAGCCAGATCGAAAACTGGCTGGCGCGCGCCAGCCTGCGCTTTGGCGCCGCGCCGGCAGAGGACGCCCTGCCGCACGGCTTCCCCAGCAACGCGGGCGAAGCCGCTGCCTTGGTCTACGCCGGGCGCACGCAGGGCGAGCTACCGGCACGCGAAGCACGCGCCAAGAGCTTCTGGCGTGCGCCTGAAGTGCTCGCCGAACGCGCCTTGGCCTATGCCGAGGCCGACGCGCCCAACGCGCTCAAGTGGATGCTGGGTGCGCTGGAGCAAAAACCGCAACTGGCCCCCTACCATGCCCTGGCCGCCCACTACGCCCAGCAAGCCGGGCAACTGCAAACCGCGCTGGAGCAGGTTCGCCAGGCCCTGGCCTTGGCACCGATGCAAGCCGCCTGGCACGCCTTCGCCGGCCGCCTGCTGCAACAGGCCGGCGCCTTGGGCGAGGCCATCGATTATTTCGAACACGCTGTGGCGATGCAACCCAGTGACGCGCAACGTTATTTTGAACTGGGTGAGGCCCAAATGGCCGCAGAGCAATACCCGCTGGCCCAGCAGAATTTTGCGCAAGCGCATGAGCTGCAGCCCGCCAATGCCAGCTACCCCCTGGCGCTGGCCAAGGCCTGCTGGCTGGCCGGCGATGACAAGCAAGCCGCCCAGCACGCCCAAGCAGCCCAGCAACTGGCTCCCAAATCGCACGCGCCCTTGCTGCTGCAAGCCGAGATCGCTTTGCGCAACAGCCAGGCGGCGCAGGCCAAGGGCCTGGCCGAAGCCGCGCTGCGCCTGGCACCGACCGATAGCCATAGCCTGACGGTGTATGCGGAGTGCTTGCACGCCAGCGGCGAGGTAGCGGATGCCCTGGCCGTGTTGCAGCGTGCCGAGCATTACAGCGCTGACAAGTTGCCGATCCAGCTGCGCCGCGCCCAGTTGCTGCCGCTCGAAAAAGGCCTGAGCGAGATCGTAGCGCTCAGCAAGGCCAACAGCGAGCGCGCCGATGTCTACCTGGCGCTCTCCGAGATGTTGGCCGCCAACGGCGAGCGCCAGGACGCCATCCAGGCGGCCCAGCGCGCCGCCAAGAAGGCCGAGAGCCTGCCGTTGCCACAGCAGGCGCGCTTGCACCTGCACCTCGGCAAGCTGCTGCAGGCAGATGGCCAGTTGGACCAATCCTTGCATCATCTGGATGAGGCCACCGCGCTGGCACCCCACCTCAGCGAAGCGCATATTGAACGTGGCCGGGTGTTCCTCAGCCGGCGGCAGATGAAGCCCGCCCTGCAGGCTTTTGAGCAGGCCGCACTGGCCGCCCCGCACAGCGCCCAGCCGCATTTGGAAGCCGCGCTGGCGCTGAAGGAAGCCAAAGACTACCCCGCCGCCGAGGCTGCGTTGCGGCAGGCCGCCACGCTGGCGCCGCGCGACCGCAGTATCCAACGCCAACTGGCCGCGGTGATCGCCCTCAATCTGATCCGCCAGCCACAGGAAGTGAGTGCGCTATGA